The Oryzias melastigma strain HK-1 linkage group LG20, ASM292280v2, whole genome shotgun sequence genome includes the window AATTTTTGcacaatattttaaacaaaaccagtAGTTGCCTTTAATTTTTGACTATGCTTCTTCGTTATtactaaaatccaaattaagtCTCCAGTGAGGAGATTTTGCTATAAATGTTGTCACAGCACTATATTGTTCACCTTCCAGATGTGAAGGAGTTTATTAACTAATTTTGGCAGTGACATGTATCACTgtattcttttaaaatcaatacTGCATAATAGTTCAAAGTAAagactaaaatgtttaaagatttaatgATAATTATGAACTGCTTTGTGGTTCAGTTGTCTTATGCTTGCATTAAAAGAAGCATCTGCAGATTAACTAAACTTGTTAGGTAAACAGACATTTCTGGTCAGCTTTAGGTTAATAAGATACTGAGATACTATATTACCGTTTGTTTTAACTAGTATTTGctagtaattaattaattgaacCTGAACTAGTCTCATATATATTACTTGTCACAAGGACCTTTGTGTTCAATGTAAAACCACCGtacaacaacaagaaaaaaggcagaaatcaactgaagaataaaataaaaaaaaatgtaaaaagcgtAACATCAACCGCtctatatgttttaaaacttattCTACTGAGTTTTAGGTTTTACAGTGCTTGGCTGCTGTGCCAATTTAAACAGATGTTACTCCGAACCACTAGGAGGCGCTGTTAATTCCAAGGATcgcaaacaaaagcaaaaaggcGCGGAAATGTAACTGGTTACAGGGAGGAAGACggggttttttattatttatttacaagtcGCAAACATGGAGAACGATACCAGTGATGAACAGGCTTCTGAAGCTAGTATGAGAGAAGAAAAAGTGGGATTTCAACAGGTTGTTGCCGTTGCGAGTGAATGGATGTCTGACTTCATGTTTTTGAAGTTGTGCCGGAGTTTTAGAGACGGAAACCTTGAAGAGTTTAACGAGGCGTTGCCAGTTTTTGAAGGTAAGTTTAATCTAAAGGAGGATCAGCCCGCTGTGTTTGCCtccaactttttttatgtttgagggacttaaactttatttttagaaacatttttaacagcttatttttaagttttaaagggAAGATTTAAAGTACAGCTTTTGGTGTAAAGAGCATGCTGGGAATTATGTTTGTAGGGCTGCAGCCTGTAGCTATTTATTTACATACATTTGCTAAGTTAAATGTAAggtttaaatttctttaaaggttttaatCTAATTTACCTTAGTTATTTACttaaacaaatgtacaaatgttttagtttgtcttCTTGCATGATTTGTAGCctacattttattacaataacaTCACGTTAAGCTAGCTTTTAAATGCAAGTGGCGTTCATGGGAGGGTTTCTGTAATACATATATTTCCGAATTTAGTCATACCTACCTGAATCACCCAGTAAGTTatcttatttatatatttagtgCTGTTTATTTCAACTTGTCTGTGACATTTATGAGAAGCGGTTGGCTAAACTATTATGTGGcttaaattgttctttttcagcCATCTCTAAGAATTTGACCCTCAAAGGAGCTCCCgatagtgaaaaaaaattgatttgtgCTTTTCTCTCAAGAGTCATGCACGGAAAACAGCTGGGTAAGTTGATACAAAAAGACTAGAATGAAACCCTAATTTACATTTGCATTACTGTCAGTTACTGCTTCATTGGCAACTCCATCGCCAGAATGGATATTGTCTCTAtcagaaaataattattctgtttaattaatgattttccTAAAGTTTCGAGATGAttccaccccccaaaaaagttatttattgcACTAGAATAAGCAGTCAAGTGTGATTTGACAGAGATAATCTTAATACTAAGTGGTGTGTTTACTGCAGATGACATGTTTGAAGACGACGAACACGTGAAGCCTCTGATGTCTGCTTTTAAAATATGGCAGAACTTGGACCAGATTGTGGCTGATGAAAATTTGTTTGAGAAGATCAACATTCTTTTGCTCGTCCAGGTAAATCTAATATTGTATTGAggcatttctttttattcatgtttcttGAGGAACTTTATGGTTGATGtatatgaaatatatttagattttcttggtccaattttaatgttttatttctttgtgcTAGTTGCAtaatgtttatgtatttttaaataagagaATATTTTCTTCAAGCGTGTCCATGTCCTTTGTTGCAGAGTGTTGCTGTCTGCTTGGAAGCGGGTCAAAgatcttctgcttcttctgcCCTTAAGTGGTTGGAAGAACATCATAACATACCTCAGGTCTGTTTGCCCACTTTTGCTTCTCATCGTTTCAGAGTAACACGATGCCATCCAGATCCTCTCATCCTCTCATCTTGTCTCGACAGAACTTGAGGGTGAAGTTGTCCACCATGGTGACACAGAGGGACATTTATCACCCGTTCCTCatgagcttcagcttcagccgCTTGGTGGAGATGATCCAGTCCTTCTTGGATGTTTATTTGGAGAAGAATCCatctgattttcttttgaagGTACTAGATCTGCCTTACATTAACATCTTAAGTCCAAACTCGCTAATAGCTTTACAAAAATTGGTCTCTAGAGAAGAAACAACAACTTGGGAAGATAAAATAACCTAATTTGAGGTGGAAAGCTGTGTCAACATTACCTTGGAGtataattagctttttttaacaaattatgcTCTCAAAGGTTTTGATGTAAATTGATCAATTACAGTTAATTGAAAAATTTGTCATCAAAAATTAGCTGGAAGGGCAAACTGCTGCATTCAGCAGTATTTTCCCTGTGGATTTGACAGACTCACTTATTCAGGAAACTTATAAGTGATTTACAGAAAAGCTGATGACCTCCACAAGGTTAGACGTAAAAGGCTCTTGTAATGACGGGCTTCACTGGTTTCTCCACATAAAGCAGCCGCTCTGACCCCAGAAAATTAGATTTGGGGGATTACGAAGATGTAACATTTAGATGTAGGTCAGAAAGGAAAGTTGATATAATGCAAGAATAAGAAAAGGCAACCTGCTTGGTCAGAGTGACCGGAGCTGTGTGGGGAAAAGCAACGGCGAGACTGTTCTGCTGCCAGTGGGGCTGGGGAGAAGACAGAAATTGATGGTGTTATTAAAGATGAGGCTCACTTAAAAAGTGCCGAAAATGCCTCCAACAGCGACGGAAACAAGGTGGGAGAACCGTGTAAAATCACACCAGAGCTTGTGGAAAAAATCTCTCTTTAgagttaaaaagtgaaaatcacaCGAAAAAGAAAACGGTCTTCTGCATCAttctaaaaaatagttttaaaattttttactGAACACCTTCATTCTGATTCCTTTCAGGCAGCTACAAAGATGGTTCAGTCGTCCAGAATCTTCCCATGTTCGGAGCATGCGGGTTCACAAGATGACTCCCTTTCAGAAACAGATGAATCAGTGCCAGAAATCCAAAAGTAAGGTGTTATACcagttttttactgaaaattctATCACATGTTTCTATCaagtttttagtttgattttataatcctaaactggtaaaaaaaaaaaatgcataaactaGCATCATTAGTGACGTTTTAatgaagttttgctttttttttttttttttgcttaaagctGAAACAATTTATCATGCACAGTTAATATTTTGCTCACAGGACAAAGCGAAAACTGCTTCCCACCCAAAATACTGATGTATGGAAGCTCGATCCAATCAAAAAGCCCGTGACAAAACTTCCCAAAAATGGTATGTTAGCTTTCacgttttatattttattattgaatAGTATACAGGCGTGGCGAAaatctaaaagatgaaaactctTCATCAGAATCATCTCGGAAACGAAAACTGCTTCCGACTAAAATTGAGGAATGGAGCCCCGAAATCATCAAGAAACCTCAAGTTTCTTTGACccgactcaccaaaactggtgggttaatattcttgtttttttattcaaatatacaaGCGTTATATCAGGAAGATATTCATACAAGCATGAATTTATGCTAAAAGAAGGACGCTTTCCTCCATCAGAACTCTGTCAGATGAAAACCCAGAAGCCACTGATGCCCAGCAACAAGGGAAAGACCAGAAAAGCCCCTCAGGTGAGTTGATTTGGAGAGACTGTTTAACAGTTTATAGGGTTAAAGTGggccatacatttttttttttctgttttcagaatttccaaaaaaaatgtattgtttttcagaaaatcaAAGTGAATGAAGTGATCATATTTGGTTCCTTGCCCTACGCaggtaaaaacaacaagaaaaaccccaaaaaacatcaagtgtttaaatataatatacaACAAATCACCTCCGAAGTGAAAAGAGCGTGtctgtttcaaattaaaacgtCACCTTTAGAACATAAGTGTTGATATggatttctttataaataaattctacAACGATAAAAACATGATGCAATTGTGTGACAtaactttataatttttacaaTGAAACTATAACTTTATAAACTCTTTAACAAATGGAACAAAAGTCAAGGACAGGACTGctcattcattcaaacaaatGAAGCAGTTACCCTCATAGATTGACCCTTAACACCATATATGACCTtataatttttccttttctactgCAAGATTTCAAGGTTAACATCTACAGGTTATCCAAGATTATCAAAGGGTCACAAACTGGCAAAAATCTaataattttttcaatttatagcaaaaatatttatttaaaaaaaaatggttaaaactaTTCACCAATTCTTTTATAGTATTATAAAATcctttggaaaaattaaaacataataacCTTAGTTGTATTATTCCTTATACTTATTAAGAAAATGATGTGTCTAAAAAATGGTCACTTCTCATGAATTTCCATTTTTAGGCATACGATCAAATATGGTGTCTGTCTTTTTCAACAAGACCTCCACATTAAACATACATCATCACTGAGTACATCAATTCAACAATAACATGTTTGAGTTTCATCGTCTTACCTTGATTAGTTAcaagaaatgatcagaaatgtacagtgagtttggattttttatttttagtttttaatttttggactCCAGTGAGGGGATAAGAACACCAGGTTCTGCTAATTGGTTTAGTCCAAACCCATGTGACCTCTGTTGAGGGGTAATCTTTTCTGAATGAAGTAAAGGTCACATGGTTCTTGACCTCACTGAGACACAGGAAGGAAGGTAGTTATTTACAAAGTGTGTGGAAACATTGCCCTATAAAGCCATTCTTTGGTAATTAAATCTTTGAAACTAAGATatctaaaaatgcagaaaaacagtcttattcatgtgtttttttt containing:
- the terf1 gene encoding telomeric repeat-binding factor 1 isoform X1 is translated as MENDTSDEQASEASMREEKVGFQQVVAVASEWMSDFMFLKLCRSFRDGNLEEFNEALPVFEAISKNLTLKGAPDSEKKLICAFLSRVMHGKQLDDMFEDDEHVKPLMSAFKIWQNLDQIVADENLFEKINILLLVQSVAVCLEAGQRSSASSALKWLEEHHNIPQNLRVKLSTMVTQRDIYHPFLMSFSFSRLVEMIQSFLDVYLEKNPSDFLLKAATKMVQSSRIFPCSEHAGSQDDSLSETDESVPEIQKTKRKLLPTQNTDVWKLDPIKKPVTKLPKNESSRKRKLLPTKIEEWSPEIIKKPQVSLTRLTKTELCQMKTQKPLMPSNKGKTRKAPQKWTAQLDKYLIDGVKRHGQGNWSHILLDYDFEGRTGTMLKDRWRVLLKGHKVC
- the terf1 gene encoding telomeric repeat-binding factor 1 isoform X2, which produces MENDTSDEQASEASMREEKVGFQQVVAVASEWMSDFMFLKLCRSFRDGNLEEFNEALPVFEAISKNLTLKGAPDSEKKLICAFLSRVMHGKQLDDMFEDDEHVKPLMSAFKIWQNLDQIVADENLFEKINILLLVQSVAVCLEAGQRSSASSALKWLEEHHNIPQNLRVKLSTMVTQRDIYHPFLMSFSFSRLVEMIQSFLDVYLEKNPSDFLLKAATKMVQSSRIFPCSEHAGSQDDSLSETDESVPEIQKTKRKLLPTQNTDVWKLDPIKKPVTKLPKNESSRKRKLLPTKIEEWSPEIIKKPQVSLTRLTKTELCQMKTQKPLMPSNKGKTRKAPQKIKVNEVIIFGSLPYAEMDSPAGQVSNRRC